GACCTTCTTGCTCTCGACCCAGCTGGCCGCGTCGCGCAGCACCTTCTCGATATGCCCGTTCTTGGCCCAGTCGGCGTCGAACATCGGGCTCTTCGCCGGGATGGCGATGTAGTCGGTCAGCGCGGGAACGATTTCCTCGTCCCAGACGCGCGCGGCGTACTGACCCAGGGCGGTGGCTTCATCGGGCTGCAGCGGCAGCGCGGGATCGCGTGCATTCATGGTGGTCTTCCGGCTTGTGGCAGGGGAAGGCCGATTCTAAAACCGGTCGTTCAGCCAGGCCTGCAGCCGGGCGAAGACCTGTTCGCGCTCCGGCTCGTTGAACAGCTCGTGGTACAGGCGCTCGAAGCAATGGGACTGCAGCACCGCCTTGGGCGCCTCCGCGGCGAAGGTCTCGCTGCCCTCGGGATCGACGCAGCGGTCGCTGCCGGCCCACAGCAGCAGGGTCGGCAGCACCCAATGCGCGGCTCGGTCCAGCACTTCGGGGCCGGCCTCGGCGATCATGCCGGCCAGGCGCGGCGTGACCCGGTCATGCACCAGCGGATCGTTGCGGTAGGCGTTCACCACCGCGGCCTCGCGCGAGACCCAGCCCGGCTTCAGGCCGTTGCCCACCGCCAGATGCGGCAGCAGCGGCAGCGCCACGCTCAGCAGCAGCTTCTGGAAGCCCGACATGCCCGGGTCCAGCGCCGGCGAGCTCAGCACCAGCGCATCGACCGGCCGGAACCAGGCCGGCAGCACGCCGCCATTGCCCAGCGCCAGGCCGCCGGCGACGAAGCGCGCCGCCACCAGCCCGCCCATGCTGTGGCCCAAGAGCACCAGCGGGCCCGCGCCCAGCAGCGGGTCGGCGCGCAGTTCGTCGATCACCTGGGCCAGGTCGCGCAGCAGACGCTCGGCATCGGGGATGTCGCCGCGCGGCCCGCCCGAGGCGCCGTGGCCGCGCTGGTCATGGCCCACCACATGCCAGCCCCATTCATTGAGCCGGGCCGCCACATGCTCGTAGCGGCCGATATGCTCGCCCAGCCCATGCACGATCAGCACCGTGCCGCGCACCGGCTCGGGACCGGGGCGGCTCCACTGCCGCCAATGCAAGGGCAGGCCGTCATCGGTTCTCAGGGTTCGCATGCCGACCAGTGTAGGGAGCGCTCCGAGGGCGCCGGCCCGGGACTTCCCCGGTCGGTGAAAGTACGCAAAAGCGTCCCCACATTTGGTTACGGCAAACCCCCGAGGCTTGCGTGAACAGCGCCACGCCGCGGCCGTCCGCAGATCGCCGCGGCGTGCGACCGGCGCCCTAAACTGGCCGCCACCATGAGGTCCGCCCCTCCCCTCGCCCGGCTGCTGGCGCTCGGCTTTGCCCTGCTGCTCGGTGCCTGCGCCGCGCCGCCACGCTACACCGTCGACGACGGTCGCCAGGTCGATGCGGCGCTGCTGGGCCAGATCCACGCCTATGGCGCCGGTGAGCGCAGCCTGCGCCCCGCGATCGCGCGCAGCGCCGCGCTGCAGGACCGCGACTGCGACCGCCAATGGGAGCTGCCCTTCGCGGTCGCGACCAGCCAGGGCTGGTCCGACAACGACCGCGTCGCCTGGGTGCGCGCGCTGGGCGTGGACGAGCGCCTGAGCGTGGTCGCCGTCGCGCCGGGCGCGCCGCTGCAGCCGGGCGACAAGCTGCTGCGCGTGGCCGGCGTGCAGAGCGAGGACGGCACGCAGATGCTGGCCGCGCTGGCCGCCGCGCGCGATGCCGGCCGGCCCTTCGCGCTGCAGCTGGTGGGCGGCCGCAGCCTGAGCATCGCGCCCTTCGAGGTCTGCCGCGGCTACACCCGGCTGGCCCCGCCCAACACGCCGCGGCTGCAGGACTACCACTGGCTGCTGAGCCTGCATCCGCTGGAGATCACGCAGGCCGAGCTCAGCGCCGACGAGGCGCTGTGGGCCGTGCTGTGGACGCAGGGCCTGTCGGAGGAAGGCGGCGCGCGCATGAAGACCTACCACTACGGCAGCTCCATCGCCGGCACGCTCTACAACCTCGCGACCCTGGCCTCCGGCCTGAAGGGTGCGGCGCTGGCCGCCGATGCCGCGGTCAAGGCCGCGAAGAGCGCCGCCGCCAGCGTGGCCAGCGAGCTGCTGAAGCAGCAGCTGGTCGAGCAGGGCCGCGCGCTGGCGCTGCAGCGCATCCGCGAGGGCCTGGCCGATGCCGCGCAGAAGCTCAGCAGGGCCCAGGTGCTGGACGCGATGCAGCAGGCCGCCGCCAACCGCGGCAGCCTCACCGGCATCGCCCGCATCGGCGCCACCGTGTTCGACCGCGCCGACCGCTGGGCCTTCGAGCGCGCCGGCCGGCTCGGCGCCAACCCGCTGGCCGGCTTCACCCTGCACCAGAAGCTGGTCGAGCGCGGCCTGAGCGCCAATGCGCTGATCTTCGACGTCGAGCGCCTGGAGGCGCTCAACAAGTTGGCCGCCGCGCAGGGCCTGGAGCCCGAGGTGCTGGCCATCCTGCGCGGCCTCAGGCCCGCGGACCTGGTGCTGGCGCTCGGCGCGATGCCGCTGGCCTCCGCGCCCGAGGCCTTTGCCTTCGAGAGCAGCAGCGATCCCGGTGCCGGCCGTTTCTCCCGCGGCCTGATCGACGCGATGCTCGAGATCCCCGCCGAATCCTCCGCCCCCGCCCCCGCCGCCGCCCGATGATGAAGATGAAGTACCGCCCCACCCTGCTCGGCCTGGCCGGCGCCCTGCTGGCCGCCTCGCTGCACGCGCAAGACCTGGCCCCGGCCGCCGCTGCTGCCTCGGCCCCCGAGGCCGCACCCGGCTGCAGCGCACTGACCGCGCGCGCCTTGGGCGCCGAGCTGCGCGCCAGCGGCACGCCGCCGTCGCTGGAGCAGCAGGCCCGGCTGCTGGACGAGGTGCAGCAGCTCTGGCACACCGCGATCGCCGGCTGCGAGGGCCGCGCGCGCGAACGCGCGCAGCGCCATGGTGCCGACAACGAGAAGCTGCGCCTGGCGCTGGCCGAGCGCCGGCAGGCTGGCGCGCTCTGCGAGGGCACGCATCGCGACGCCGGCGCGTTGCAGGAGCTGGCGCGCCAGGCCTTCGGCGAGCGCCGCTGGGGCGAGGCCGGCAGCTTCTACCGCAAGGCCGAGACCATGTGGGACCTGGCCGCCGAGCAATGCAGCGGCTCGCAGAAGGAGGTCGCGCTGAAGCGCCGCGAGCAATCCGAAACCGACGCGCACAACGCCGAGTTCTGCGCGCCGCGCTTCGAGCGCGCGCGCGAGCAGACCCAGAAGCTGCGCGCCGCCGCCGAGCGCCCGGCCGCCGAGAAGCAGGCGCTGTCGCAGCAGGCCGAGGGTCAATGGCGCGAGGCCATGACCGTCTGCAAGGGCAATGCGCTGGAGCTGGCCGGCAACAACGCCCAGGCGCTGGCGCGCGAGCGCGGCAC
This genomic stretch from Roseateles sp. DAIF2 harbors:
- a CDS encoding alpha/beta hydrolase, coding for MRTLRTDDGLPLHWRQWSRPGPEPVRGTVLIVHGLGEHIGRYEHVAARLNEWGWHVVGHDQRGHGASGGPRGDIPDAERLLRDLAQVIDELRADPLLGAGPLVLLGHSMGGLVAARFVAGGLALGNGGVLPAWFRPVDALVLSSPALDPGMSGFQKLLLSVALPLLPHLAVGNGLKPGWVSREAAVVNAYRNDPLVHDRVTPRLAGMIAEAGPEVLDRAAHWVLPTLLLWAGSDRCVDPEGSETFAAEAPKAVLQSHCFERLYHELFNEPEREQVFARLQAWLNDRF